A genomic segment from Roseibium algicola encodes:
- the araH gene encoding L-arabinose ABC transporter permease AraH translates to MNSLKKILLGDQGLVVIFAVAFAIVSLTVPNFLTERNILGLLQSVVTIGIVACTMMFCLASRDFDLSVGSTVAFTGMIAVIASNMTGSIVMGLIIALLSGALVGAVNGFVIACFRINALITTLATMQIVRGLALIVSDGRAVGINDPGFYQLALSRFLGIPTPIWVMGALFIAFGFLLNRTVFGKNTLAIGGNPEAARLAGVNVVSMRIWIFALQGLICAVAGIMLASRITSGQPNAATGLELSVISACVLGGVSLAGGRAAMTGVIVGVMIMGIAENVMNLLNIQAFYQYVVRGLILLIAVLLDNLRSTASR, encoded by the coding sequence ATGAATTCTCTCAAGAAAATTTTGCTCGGAGACCAGGGCCTGGTCGTCATCTTCGCGGTGGCCTTCGCAATCGTTTCCCTGACCGTTCCCAACTTTCTCACCGAGCGCAACATCCTCGGCCTGCTGCAGTCGGTGGTGACAATCGGCATTGTCGCCTGCACGATGATGTTCTGCCTCGCTTCGCGCGATTTCGACCTTTCGGTCGGATCGACGGTCGCTTTCACCGGCATGATCGCCGTCATTGCTTCCAACATGACCGGCTCCATCGTGATGGGGCTCATCATAGCCTTGCTTAGCGGCGCGTTGGTGGGGGCGGTCAACGGCTTCGTCATCGCTTGTTTCCGCATCAACGCGCTGATCACAACCCTGGCCACCATGCAGATCGTCCGGGGACTGGCGCTGATTGTGTCCGACGGCCGGGCCGTCGGCATCAACGACCCCGGATTCTACCAGCTCGCCCTGTCCCGTTTCCTGGGCATCCCGACGCCGATCTGGGTCATGGGTGCGCTTTTCATCGCTTTCGGCTTTCTGCTGAACCGCACGGTCTTCGGCAAGAACACGCTGGCGATTGGCGGTAATCCGGAAGCGGCCCGTCTTGCCGGGGTGAATGTGGTGTCCATGCGGATCTGGATCTTTGCCTTGCAGGGCCTGATCTGCGCTGTTGCAGGCATCATGCTTGCCTCGCGCATCACATCCGGCCAACCGAATGCAGCCACCGGCCTTGAACTCTCGGTGATTTCCGCCTGTGTCCTCGGCGGAGTCTCCCTGGCCGGTGGCCGCGCCGCCATGACGGGTGTCATTGTCGGCGTCATGATCATGGGCATTGCCGAAAATGTTATGAACCTCCTGAACATTCAGGCCTTCTACCAGTATGTCGTGCGTGGCCTGATCCTGCTCATCGCAGTTCTTCTCGACAACCTGCGCTCCACAGCAAGCCGCTGA
- the araG gene encoding L-arabinose ABC transporter ATP-binding protein AraG → MSYLSVQNIYKSYPGVQALSDISFSVEKGAVHGLMGENGAGKSTLIRVLSGDQSADSGSISIDGIEQNYGSVRDAFEAGVIVIHQELQLVPELTVAENLWLGRFPNRGGVLEGRRLVETVRNRLEEIGVDVDPNAKVASLSIGARQMVEIAKAVMMEARVIALDEPTSSLSSRESEILFNLIARLKAKGTVILYVSHRLEEIFHLCDSLTVLRDGRLAAHHPDIANVTRDQIIAEMVGREIGNIWGWRERSFGPVRLEVSGMCGEKLPGPAEFTVRQGEILGFFGLIGAGRSELMRLVYGADTRRGGTVTIDGKEVPADNPRGAINAGLVLCPEDRKHDGIIQGRSIEENIAISSRRHMSSFGILQLGKEAALADRFIARLKVRTPSRKQDIVNLSGGNQQKVILGRWLSEQGVKVLIVDEPTRGIDVGAKSEIYDILYELAEGGMAIVVVSSELPEVMGISDRIIVMCEGRMVGQFARETFEERNILTLALPDRNAAHTV, encoded by the coding sequence ATGTCTTATCTGTCAGTACAAAACATATACAAGAGCTACCCGGGCGTTCAGGCCCTGTCGGACATCTCCTTCTCGGTGGAGAAGGGAGCCGTACATGGGTTGATGGGCGAGAACGGTGCCGGAAAGTCCACCCTGATCCGGGTGCTTTCCGGCGACCAGTCCGCGGACAGCGGATCCATCTCCATCGACGGGATCGAGCAGAACTACGGGTCTGTGCGCGATGCCTTCGAGGCCGGAGTGATCGTGATCCACCAGGAACTTCAGCTGGTGCCGGAGCTGACGGTGGCGGAAAATCTCTGGCTGGGCCGGTTTCCCAACCGGGGTGGCGTCCTCGAAGGCCGGCGATTGGTCGAGACCGTGCGCAACCGGCTTGAGGAGATCGGCGTCGATGTCGATCCCAATGCCAAGGTCGCTTCACTGTCCATCGGTGCGCGCCAGATGGTGGAAATCGCCAAGGCCGTGATGATGGAGGCCCGGGTCATCGCACTGGACGAGCCGACGTCGTCCCTGTCCTCCAGGGAAAGCGAGATCCTGTTCAATCTGATCGCCCGGTTGAAGGCCAAGGGCACGGTGATCCTCTATGTGTCTCACCGGCTGGAGGAAATCTTCCACCTCTGCGACAGCCTGACGGTTTTGCGGGATGGCCGTCTTGCAGCCCATCACCCCGACATTGCCAATGTGACCCGCGACCAGATCATCGCCGAGATGGTCGGGCGTGAAATCGGCAACATCTGGGGCTGGCGTGAGCGGTCGTTCGGGCCGGTGCGGCTGGAAGTGTCCGGCATGTGCGGTGAAAAGCTTCCCGGACCGGCCGAATTCACGGTTCGGCAGGGCGAAATCCTGGGCTTCTTCGGCCTGATTGGCGCCGGACGCAGCGAGTTGATGCGCCTTGTCTATGGTGCGGACACGCGGCGCGGCGGCACGGTCACCATCGACGGCAAGGAAGTGCCTGCGGACAATCCGCGCGGTGCCATCAATGCAGGACTCGTGTTGTGTCCGGAAGACCGGAAACACGACGGCATTATCCAGGGGCGGTCCATCGAGGAAAACATAGCCATTTCCTCACGCAGGCACATGTCCTCCTTCGGCATTCTCCAGCTTGGCAAGGAAGCAGCTCTTGCGGATCGCTTCATCGCCCGGCTCAAGGTGCGCACGCCATCGCGGAAGCAGGACATCGTCAATCTCTCGGGCGGCAATCAGCAGAAGGTCATTCTGGGTCGCTGGCTGTCGGAACAGGGTGTGAAGGTGCTGATTGTCGACGAGCCGACGCGCGGCATCGACGTCGGCGCCAAGTCGGAGATCTACGACATCCTCTACGAGCTTGCGGAAGGCGGTATGGCCATCGTGGTCGTTTCCAGCGAGCTGCCCGAAGTGATGGGTATTTCCGACCGCATCATCGTCATGTGCGAAGGCCGCATGGTCGGCCAATTCGCGCGGGAAACCTTTGAAGAGCGCAACATTCTGACCCTGGCCTTGCCGGACAGAAATGCTGCCCACACGGTGTGA
- a CDS encoding arabinose ABC transporter substrate-binding protein: MRVLKKAVLTGVMALALVGSAHAADVKIGFVVKQPEEPWFQDEWKFAQKAAEEKGFTLVEIGAPDGEKVQAAIDNLGAQGAQGFIICVPDVKLGPGIVAKAAANDLKLMTVDDRLVGADGEPIESVPHMGISAVKIGETVGQSIAAEIEARGWDMSEVGAIRVSYDQLPTAVDRVEGAIAALTAAGFPAENIYDAPQAKTDTEAALNAATTVLNQHADVKKWIAFGLNDEAVLGAVRATESVGIPAENVIGVGIGGAESAINEFKKPSATGFYGTVIISPKRHGYETALNMYEWIANNKAPEPLILTSGSLALRDTYVDVRKDLGIE; encoded by the coding sequence ATGCGTGTGTTGAAGAAAGCCGTTCTGACCGGAGTGATGGCCCTTGCCCTCGTCGGTTCTGCCCATGCCGCTGACGTGAAAATCGGGTTCGTCGTCAAGCAGCCGGAGGAGCCCTGGTTCCAGGACGAGTGGAAGTTTGCCCAGAAGGCTGCCGAGGAAAAGGGGTTCACCCTTGTTGAAATCGGCGCACCGGATGGAGAGAAGGTTCAGGCAGCGATCGATAACCTGGGTGCGCAGGGCGCGCAGGGCTTCATCATCTGCGTGCCGGATGTGAAGCTCGGACCGGGGATCGTGGCCAAGGCAGCCGCCAACGACCTGAAGCTGATGACCGTGGATGACCGACTTGTCGGCGCTGATGGCGAACCCATCGAAAGCGTGCCGCACATGGGCATTTCCGCGGTAAAGATCGGCGAGACCGTTGGTCAGTCCATTGCGGCCGAGATCGAGGCGCGCGGCTGGGACATGTCCGAAGTGGGCGCGATCCGCGTTTCCTACGACCAGCTTCCGACGGCCGTCGATCGGGTCGAAGGCGCTATCGCAGCTCTGACGGCTGCCGGCTTCCCCGCGGAAAACATCTATGACGCGCCCCAGGCCAAGACCGATACCGAAGCGGCCCTGAACGCTGCCACCACCGTGCTCAACCAGCACGCGGACGTGAAGAAGTGGATTGCCTTCGGCCTGAACGACGAAGCCGTTCTCGGCGCGGTCCGGGCCACAGAATCGGTCGGCATCCCGGCTGAGAACGTCATTGGCGTTGGCATCGGCGGTGCTGAATCGGCCATCAACGAGTTCAAGAAACCGAGCGCGACCGGTTTCTACGGTACGGTCATTATCTCGCCGAAGCGCCACGGTTATGAAACCGCACTCAACATGTACGAGTGGATTGCCAACAACAAGGCACCGGAGCCGCTCATCCTGACGTCCGGCTCGCTGGCCCTGCGCGACACTTATGTGGACGTGCGCAAGGACCTGGGCATCGAGTGA
- a CDS encoding FadR/GntR family transcriptional regulator, with product MREETATADQNSGKRPRVRKNVTAALAEDICSEKYPVGAQLPRENDLCEIYGVSRTVIRESIKVLESKGMLRVKPRVGTVVTDREDWNILDGEVLDWIGPFIHEFDLLGCILEARRTIEPAAAEFAAKRATLQEIAALEAAWLRMRDSNSDPEAFTEADVDFHSVLMAASHNQVFRRLSSAIHTALHYTLHASNTAVESRDLAIELHGELVDALRLRDAPRAREASNRMLDLAEHDLTAAQAAAGRVDL from the coding sequence TTGAGGGAGGAGACAGCGACCGCTGATCAGAACAGTGGCAAGCGCCCTCGCGTGCGAAAGAATGTGACGGCTGCTCTGGCGGAAGACATCTGCTCTGAAAAATATCCGGTCGGCGCTCAGCTCCCCCGCGAAAACGACCTGTGCGAAATCTATGGCGTCAGCCGCACGGTCATTCGCGAATCCATCAAGGTTCTGGAATCCAAAGGCATGCTGCGGGTGAAGCCTCGCGTGGGAACCGTGGTGACCGACCGGGAGGACTGGAACATACTGGATGGGGAAGTGCTCGATTGGATCGGCCCCTTCATCCATGAGTTCGACCTGCTTGGATGCATCCTGGAAGCCCGGCGCACGATTGAGCCGGCAGCAGCGGAATTTGCGGCCAAACGCGCCACCTTGCAGGAAATTGCGGCGCTGGAAGCGGCCTGGTTGCGGATGCGCGACTCAAATTCCGACCCTGAAGCCTTCACCGAGGCGGACGTCGATTTCCATAGCGTGCTTATGGCCGCCAGCCACAATCAGGTGTTTCGGCGTCTTTCCAGTGCCATTCATACGGCCCTGCATTATACGCTGCATGCGTCCAACACCGCGGTGGAGAGCCGGGACCTTGCCATCGAACTGCATGGCGAACTTGTGGATGCCCTGCGTCTGCGCGATGCACCGCGAGCCCGGGAAGCCTCGAACCGGATGCTTGACCTGGCCGAGCATGACCTGACTGCGGCCCAGGCTGCTGCAGGGCGTGTCGATCTCTGA
- the dgoD gene encoding galactonate dehydratase, with protein MKITKLTTYIVPPRWLFLKIETDEGVIGWGEPVVEGRALTTEAAVHELADYLIGKDPFLIEDHWTVLYRGGFYRGGAIHMSALAGIDQALWDIKGKALGQPVHSLLGGQVRDRIKVYSWIGGDRPSELAHNARQVVERGFKALKMNGCAELQIVDSNSRLDKAVEAIASVREAVGPDIGIAVDFHGRVHKPMAKVLARELDPYKLMFIEEPVLSENKEALRDIVNHTSTPIALGERLYSRWDFKSVLSDGYVDIIQPDLSHAGGITECRKIAAMAEAYDVALAPHCPLGPIALAACLQVDAVSYNAFIQEQSLGIHYNKSNDLLDYITNADVFAYADGFAAIPQGPGLGIEVNEDYVIERAKEGHRWRNPIWRHEDGSLAEW; from the coding sequence ATGAAGATCACCAAACTCACGACCTATATCGTGCCGCCGCGCTGGCTTTTCCTGAAGATCGAAACCGATGAAGGCGTCATCGGCTGGGGCGAACCCGTGGTCGAAGGCCGTGCCCTGACCACGGAAGCGGCTGTCCATGAACTTGCCGACTATCTCATCGGCAAGGATCCCTTTTTGATCGAGGACCATTGGACGGTGCTTTATCGAGGCGGATTTTACCGGGGCGGCGCGATACACATGAGCGCCCTTGCGGGCATCGACCAGGCCTTGTGGGACATCAAGGGAAAGGCTCTCGGCCAGCCGGTTCACTCGCTGCTTGGCGGCCAGGTGCGGGACAGGATCAAGGTCTATTCCTGGATCGGTGGCGACAGGCCTTCGGAGCTGGCACACAACGCCAGGCAGGTGGTCGAGCGCGGCTTCAAGGCGCTGAAAATGAATGGTTGCGCCGAGCTCCAGATCGTCGACAGCAACTCACGGCTGGACAAGGCTGTGGAGGCGATCGCGAGCGTGCGCGAAGCCGTTGGTCCGGACATCGGCATTGCGGTGGACTTCCACGGGCGGGTGCACAAGCCCATGGCCAAGGTTCTGGCGCGGGAACTTGATCCCTACAAGCTGATGTTCATTGAAGAACCGGTGCTTTCCGAAAACAAGGAAGCCCTGCGCGATATCGTCAATCACACCTCGACGCCGATTGCCCTTGGCGAAAGGCTTTATTCCCGCTGGGACTTCAAGTCGGTTTTGTCCGACGGCTATGTGGACATCATCCAGCCGGATCTGTCACACGCGGGCGGGATCACGGAATGCCGGAAGATCGCCGCGATGGCCGAGGCTTACGATGTTGCGCTCGCGCCTCATTGCCCGCTTGGCCCCATCGCCCTTGCCGCCTGCCTCCAGGTCGATGCGGTGTCCTACAATGCCTTCATTCAGGAACAGAGCCTCGGCATCCATTACAACAAGTCCAACGACCTGCTGGACTACATTACCAATGCCGATGTCTTCGCCTATGCGGACGGCTTTGCCGCCATCCCGCAGGGACCAGGCCTCGGCATCGAGGTGAACGAGGATTATGTCATCGAGCGCGCCAAGGAAGGTCACCGCTGGCGCAATCCCATATGGCGTCATGAAGACGGAAGTCTCGCCGAGTGGTGA
- a CDS encoding bifunctional diguanylate cyclase/phosphodiesterase, which produces MPKTFFSRIGASHILTRPSLASVAAIGIALAVTIAAGIFAEVQNRSVHLQSARANVAEQLGIVRARLEGNINSNLQLVRGLVALIATQPDIDQDQFGRISSGLIGNHSQLRNVAGAPDLVVRLMYPMTGNEKAIGLDYRKNEQQRDAALRAVNSGEMVLAGPVDLLQGGKGFVGRFPVFIENDDGTRRLWGLVAAVVDADRLYADSGLLDATLPVDIAIMGRDATMADKSVFFGDENILSQNPVLSEVVLPTGRWRIAAIPRGGWSAMPDNAWKVRLLMLAGGLLVLLPIFIAGQLYDQRRGHIRELRRRQVQMEGLSQRLKLALDTSKIGIWELNLDTGVLTWDSRMRELYDIPEWRDTSQYDVWSECLHPEDLKRAEKEYWDAIDTGGTYHSDFRVILQDGSTRWIRAIGAVHTNTRGQRYILGVNWDVSRDFQLKTRLLNAKQNAEDRNRELEDARALMEHHSLHDSLTGLPNRRFLDRQLLDEQAPHKPTALLHIDLDRFKHINDTLGHAAGDSMLTHAASVLMENVSSSEFVARIGGDEFVIAITEPTDEKSLAALAEKIIEQMRQPVTFENHQCRFGVSIGIAMADTTLSDYGRHLLVDADIALYRAKSNGRNRFEFFSDTLKSEIVRNKQVADDILCALERQEFLPYFQPQFDARTLAITGVEALARWNHPTEGILTPDIFLKTADELNVVPLIDRIILEQTLWQSARWKAAGIHIPKMSVNVSAGRLNDANLMQSLDGLAFEPGSLSFELLESIFLDDKNDLIAANFEHLRDMGIDIEIDDFGTGYASIVSLIHLRPKRLKIDRQLVIPITHSEGQRRLVASIIEIGQSLGIKVVAEGVETMEHARILRDLGCDALQGYAFAPAMPSDRLIEFVREERWREAS; this is translated from the coding sequence ATGCCGAAGACATTTTTTTCCCGAATTGGAGCCAGTCATATTCTGACACGGCCCAGCCTGGCCAGCGTTGCGGCGATCGGCATTGCCCTTGCCGTGACAATTGCTGCTGGAATATTCGCGGAAGTTCAGAACCGGTCCGTGCATCTGCAGAGTGCGCGCGCGAATGTCGCCGAACAACTCGGCATTGTCCGTGCACGGCTGGAAGGCAACATCAACAGCAACCTGCAGCTTGTCCGGGGGCTTGTTGCGCTGATTGCGACACAGCCTGATATAGATCAGGACCAGTTCGGCCGGATTTCCAGCGGTCTCATCGGCAATCACTCGCAGCTTCGCAATGTCGCCGGCGCACCGGATCTTGTCGTCAGGCTGATGTATCCGATGACCGGTAACGAAAAGGCCATCGGGCTCGATTACCGGAAAAACGAGCAGCAGCGTGATGCGGCCCTTCGGGCGGTGAATTCAGGCGAGATGGTGCTCGCCGGGCCCGTCGATCTTTTGCAGGGGGGCAAGGGGTTCGTCGGACGCTTCCCTGTCTTTATCGAAAATGATGATGGCACAAGGCGCCTTTGGGGGCTGGTTGCTGCTGTCGTCGACGCCGACAGGCTTTATGCCGACAGCGGCTTGCTGGACGCCACGCTCCCGGTGGATATCGCGATCATGGGCCGCGATGCGACCATGGCGGACAAGTCGGTTTTCTTCGGGGACGAGAACATTCTGTCCCAGAACCCGGTGTTGTCCGAAGTGGTTCTGCCGACCGGGCGTTGGCGGATTGCGGCGATCCCGCGTGGCGGTTGGTCGGCAATGCCGGACAACGCCTGGAAAGTCCGGTTGCTGATGCTGGCCGGAGGGCTGCTGGTCCTGTTGCCGATCTTCATCGCCGGACAGCTTTACGACCAGCGGCGCGGGCATATCCGCGAACTGAGACGCCGGCAGGTGCAGATGGAAGGCCTGTCTCAGCGCCTGAAGCTGGCCCTCGATACCTCCAAGATAGGCATCTGGGAACTGAACCTGGACACAGGTGTGTTGACCTGGGACAGCCGGATGCGGGAACTTTACGATATTCCGGAGTGGCGCGACACGTCGCAATACGATGTCTGGTCCGAGTGCCTGCACCCGGAGGATCTGAAACGGGCCGAAAAGGAATATTGGGATGCGATCGACACCGGCGGAACTTATCATTCCGACTTCCGTGTGATCCTTCAGGACGGCTCCACCCGCTGGATCCGGGCCATCGGCGCCGTTCACACCAACACTCGCGGCCAACGTTACATTCTGGGCGTCAACTGGGATGTTTCCCGGGACTTCCAGCTCAAGACCCGGTTGCTCAACGCCAAGCAGAATGCCGAAGACCGGAACCGCGAACTGGAAGATGCCCGTGCGCTGATGGAGCATCATTCGCTGCACGACAGTCTGACCGGCCTCCCGAACCGCAGGTTCCTGGACCGGCAGCTGTTGGACGAGCAGGCCCCGCACAAGCCGACGGCGCTGCTGCATATCGATCTCGATCGCTTCAAGCATATCAACGATACGCTTGGCCACGCTGCCGGCGACTCGATGCTTACCCATGCCGCGTCGGTGCTGATGGAAAACGTCAGTTCCAGCGAGTTCGTCGCCCGCATCGGCGGTGACGAGTTCGTCATTGCCATCACCGAGCCGACCGACGAGAAAAGCCTGGCTGCCCTTGCTGAAAAGATCATCGAGCAGATGCGTCAGCCGGTGACTTTCGAAAATCATCAATGCCGCTTCGGCGTGTCCATCGGCATTGCCATGGCCGACACGACCTTGAGCGACTACGGCCGGCACCTGCTGGTCGATGCCGACATTGCCCTCTACCGGGCCAAGAGCAACGGCCGCAACCGGTTCGAATTCTTCTCCGACACGCTGAAGTCGGAAATCGTCCGCAACAAACAGGTTGCCGACGACATCCTGTGTGCATTGGAACGTCAGGAATTCCTGCCGTACTTCCAGCCGCAGTTCGATGCGAGAACGCTGGCGATCACCGGTGTCGAGGCACTGGCGCGCTGGAACCATCCCACCGAAGGCATTCTGACACCGGACATATTTCTGAAAACGGCGGACGAGCTCAATGTGGTGCCCCTGATCGACCGGATTATTCTGGAACAGACCCTGTGGCAGTCCGCGCGCTGGAAAGCGGCCGGGATCCACATTCCGAAAATGTCGGTCAACGTGTCGGCTGGCAGGCTCAACGATGCCAATCTGATGCAGAGCCTCGACGGTCTTGCCTTCGAACCCGGTTCACTGTCGTTCGAACTTCTGGAATCCATCTTCCTGGACGACAAGAACGATCTTATCGCCGCCAATTTCGAACACCTGCGGGACATGGGCATCGACATCGAGATCGATGATTTCGGCACGGGCTATGCCTCCATCGTCAGCCTCATTCACCTGCGTCCGAAACGGCTGAAAATCGATCGTCAGCTGGTCATCCCGATCACCCATTCGGAAGGCCAGCGCCGCCTGGTGGCATCGATCATCGAAATCGGGCAGTCGCTCGGCATCAAGGTTGTCGCCGAAGGCGTGGAAACCATGGAGCATGCCAGGATCCTGCGCGACCTCGGCTGCGATGCCTTGCAGGGCTATGCCTTTGCACCGGCGATGCCCTCGGACAGGCTGATCGAATTCGTTCGCGAGGAGCGCTGGCGCGAGGCGTCCTGA
- a CDS encoding EamA family transporter — protein MELWIPITIAAAFCQNLRTALQKHLKGQLGTTGATFVRFGYGVPFAIAYAAVLHVVFKFPLPEPTPTLLIAGALGGLAQILGTFLLIHLFSFRNFAVGTAYSKTEPIQAALFGFVVLGEHISLAAGLCILVGVIGVVVISLARVPLTLAAIRTSLVGRPALIGLASAAFFGASAVAYRTASLSLEGTGVPMQAAYALVYATAFQTIVMASWMVLREPDQLRASLRAWRAAVWVGASGVAGSVGWFTAMTLQNVAYVRALAQVELVFTFLVSWLVFKEAIARSEIFGCMLIVAAVVGVILLR, from the coding sequence GTGGAATTATGGATCCCGATCACCATTGCAGCAGCGTTCTGCCAGAACCTACGCACGGCCCTTCAGAAACACCTGAAAGGTCAGCTTGGCACCACCGGGGCAACATTTGTGCGGTTCGGCTACGGCGTGCCTTTCGCGATCGCCTATGCCGCCGTGCTGCACGTCGTGTTCAAGTTCCCGCTGCCTGAACCGACACCAACGCTTTTGATTGCCGGTGCCCTGGGTGGTCTGGCGCAGATCCTCGGCACGTTTCTGCTGATCCACCTGTTCTCCTTCCGCAACTTTGCCGTCGGGACCGCCTATTCCAAGACAGAACCGATCCAGGCTGCGCTCTTCGGCTTCGTCGTTCTCGGCGAACACATTTCCCTGGCGGCTGGGCTGTGCATTCTGGTCGGCGTCATCGGTGTGGTGGTCATTTCCCTGGCACGGGTTCCGTTGACACTGGCTGCCATCCGCACGTCGCTAGTCGGACGTCCGGCGTTGATCGGTCTTGCCTCGGCTGCCTTTTTCGGAGCGTCCGCCGTCGCCTACCGCACGGCTTCACTGTCGCTGGAGGGCACCGGGGTGCCGATGCAGGCCGCCTACGCGCTGGTTTATGCAACGGCTTTCCAGACAATCGTCATGGCAAGCTGGATGGTGCTGCGTGAACCCGACCAGTTGCGCGCCAGCCTTCGCGCCTGGCGAGCAGCCGTCTGGGTTGGCGCTTCCGGCGTGGCCGGGTCTGTCGGCTGGTTCACGGCAATGACGCTGCAAAATGTCGCCTATGTGCGCGCACTTGCCCAGGTCGAACTCGTGTTCACCTTTCTGGTGTCATGGCTGGTATTCAAGGAAGCGATCGCCCGGTCCGAGATTTTCGGCTGCATGCTCATCGTTGCGGCGGTCGTGGGGGTTATCCTGCTACGTTAG
- the dapD gene encoding 2,3,4,5-tetrahydropyridine-2,6-dicarboxylate N-succinyltransferase, with the protein MMTHDLASLSKIIVAAFEDRAAIDTTTTGEVRDAVEETLNLLDRGKLRVAEKKDGDWAVNQWAKKAVLLSFRLNPMDIIKGGPGDATWWDKVPSKFDGWRGMDFENAGFRAVPNCIVRRSAFIGKGVVLMPSFVNLGAFVDEGTMVDTWATVGSCAQIGKNVHLSGGVGIGGVLEPLQAGPVIIEDNCFIGARSEVVEGCIVREGSVLGMGVFIGQSTRIVNRMTGEITYGEVPPYSVVVAGSMPTSSVMGNGEAAPNLYCAVIVKTVDEKTRSKTGINELLRD; encoded by the coding sequence CTGATGACCCACGATCTCGCTTCCCTGTCCAAGATCATCGTCGCCGCCTTCGAAGACCGTGCCGCCATCGACACCACGACCACCGGTGAAGTCCGGGACGCGGTCGAGGAAACTTTGAACCTGCTCGACCGTGGCAAGCTGCGCGTTGCAGAGAAAAAGGATGGCGACTGGGCGGTCAACCAGTGGGCCAAGAAGGCTGTTCTGCTGTCGTTCCGCCTGAACCCGATGGACATCATCAAGGGCGGCCCCGGCGACGCCACCTGGTGGGACAAGGTGCCGTCCAAGTTCGACGGCTGGCGCGGCATGGATTTTGAAAACGCCGGTTTCCGCGCCGTGCCGAACTGCATCGTTCGCCGCTCTGCCTTTATCGGCAAGGGCGTGGTCCTGATGCCGTCCTTCGTCAATCTCGGTGCTTTTGTTGACGAAGGCACAATGGTCGACACATGGGCGACCGTCGGCTCCTGCGCCCAGATCGGCAAGAACGTCCACCTGTCCGGCGGCGTCGGCATCGGCGGCGTTCTGGAACCGCTCCAGGCCGGTCCGGTGATCATCGAAGACAATTGCTTTATCGGCGCACGCTCCGAAGTGGTCGAAGGCTGCATCGTGCGCGAAGGTTCCGTGCTCGGCATGGGTGTCTTCATTGGCCAGTCCACCCGCATCGTCAACCGCATGACCGGCGAGATCACCTACGGCGAAGTACCGCCCTACTCCGTAGTTGTCGCAGGCTCCATGCCGACGTCCAGCGTGATGGGCAACGGCGAAGCCGCTCCGAACCTTTACTGCGCCGTAATCGTGAAGACGGTTGACGAAAAGACCCGCTCCAAGACCGGCATCAACGAACTTCTGCGCGACTGA